From one Sardina pilchardus chromosome 6, fSarPil1.1, whole genome shotgun sequence genomic stretch:
- the LOC134082585 gene encoding membrane-spanning 4-domains subfamily A member 4A-like isoform X1, producing MGCYFDRTHHTTTGTMANSAPFVVVTHVYPQQGAQRFTSPQSEVVSTPSSMLGKFLKGEPAATGTVQIMIGVVVLLFGIVTAFYAFYATTISTYSGIMFWGAIIYITAGSLTVRANKNLNPCLVNASLGMNICSTITAGIGIIMHSLDLITRLYPYYSCYGYSNCYMFEKVFWSRSMGIAGVMLVLSVLEFIVSICVSAFACKATCSTTTNAQVIHQVQPTCPSHVSAPPLNTSQMPPFQSSEVPPAHPAVDLPPEYTAAP from the exons ATGGGCTGTTATTTTGATCGTACGCATCATACCACTACTG GAACCATGGCCAACTCTGCTCCCTTCGTGGTGGTCACTCATGTATACCCACAACAAGGTGCCCAACGTTTCACCTCACCCCAGAGCGAAGTTGTTTCAACCCCATCCTCTATGCTTGGAAAATTCCTTAAAGGTGAACCAGCTGCCACTGGG ACGGTCCAAATAATGATTGGTGTGGTTGTATTGTTGTTTGGTATTGTGACCGCATTTTATGCATTTTATGCAACAACAATATCCACTTACTCTGGTATCATGTTCTGGGGAGCCATCATA TACATCACTGCTGGTTCCCTCACTGTGAGAGCCAATAAGAACCTCAATCCTTGTTTG gtcAATGCTTCACTGGGAATGAACATCTGCAGCACAATAACTGCAGGGATTGGCATAATTATGCATAGCCTTGATTTAATCACAAGACTGTACCCTTATTACAGCTGTTATGGCTATTCCAATTGCTATATGTTCGAAAAAGTGTTTTGG AGCAGGTCAATGGGGATTGCTGGAGTGATGCTAGTGTTGTCAGTGCTGGAGTTCATTGTTTCCATCTGTGTATCTGCATTTGCCTGCAAAGCCACCTGCTCCACTACTACTAATGCTCAG GTGATACACCAGGTGCAACCCACGTGTCCCTCCCACGTGTCTGCCCCTCCACTGAACACCTCTCAG ATGCCTCCCTTCCAAAGCAGTGAGGTGCCACCTGCCCATCCTGCTGTTGATCTGCCCCCAGAATACACTGCTGCCCCATAA
- the LOC134082585 gene encoding membrane-spanning 4-domains subfamily A member 4A-like isoform X2, whose protein sequence is MANSAPFVVVTHVYPQQGAQRFTSPQSEVVSTPSSMLGKFLKGEPAATGTVQIMIGVVVLLFGIVTAFYAFYATTISTYSGIMFWGAIIYITAGSLTVRANKNLNPCLVNASLGMNICSTITAGIGIIMHSLDLITRLYPYYSCYGYSNCYMFEKVFWSRSMGIAGVMLVLSVLEFIVSICVSAFACKATCSTTTNAQVIHQVQPTCPSHVSAPPLNTSQMPPFQSSEVPPAHPAVDLPPEYTAAP, encoded by the exons ATGGCCAACTCTGCTCCCTTCGTGGTGGTCACTCATGTATACCCACAACAAGGTGCCCAACGTTTCACCTCACCCCAGAGCGAAGTTGTTTCAACCCCATCCTCTATGCTTGGAAAATTCCTTAAAGGTGAACCAGCTGCCACTGGG ACGGTCCAAATAATGATTGGTGTGGTTGTATTGTTGTTTGGTATTGTGACCGCATTTTATGCATTTTATGCAACAACAATATCCACTTACTCTGGTATCATGTTCTGGGGAGCCATCATA TACATCACTGCTGGTTCCCTCACTGTGAGAGCCAATAAGAACCTCAATCCTTGTTTG gtcAATGCTTCACTGGGAATGAACATCTGCAGCACAATAACTGCAGGGATTGGCATAATTATGCATAGCCTTGATTTAATCACAAGACTGTACCCTTATTACAGCTGTTATGGCTATTCCAATTGCTATATGTTCGAAAAAGTGTTTTGG AGCAGGTCAATGGGGATTGCTGGAGTGATGCTAGTGTTGTCAGTGCTGGAGTTCATTGTTTCCATCTGTGTATCTGCATTTGCCTGCAAAGCCACCTGCTCCACTACTACTAATGCTCAG GTGATACACCAGGTGCAACCCACGTGTCCCTCCCACGTGTCTGCCCCTCCACTGAACACCTCTCAG ATGCCTCCCTTCCAAAGCAGTGAGGTGCCACCTGCCCATCCTGCTGTTGATCTGCCCCCAGAATACACTGCTGCCCCATAA